The following proteins are co-located in the Nonlabens ponticola genome:
- a CDS encoding DUF2256 domain-containing protein, whose amino-acid sequence MKQKARNPHNLPTKVCPVCEREFTWRKKWEKNWESVIYCSKKCSSNK is encoded by the coding sequence ATGAAACAAAAAGCACGCAATCCGCATAATCTACCTACTAAAGTTTGTCCCGTTTGTGAACGAGAGTTTACCTGGCGCAAGAAGTGGGAAAAGAATTGGGAAAGCGTGATCTACTGTAGTAAAAAATGCAGTTCTAATAAATAA
- a CDS encoding flavin reductase family protein: MKHYSLYEIKKMERHYRGHLINSITGFKSANLLATRSEDGVDNVAIFSSVTHLGSDPALFGYIQRPLGHGAGHTYENLKATNSITLNHINMDLVDAAHQSSAKYDPKLSEFDLLGIERFKRDGFKAPFVKYAHVQVAATYENEYYLKENDCRLVICRITDIFLAPEIQTDDGWVNLDKAGTVTINGLDAYATATVEKRLSYAKVDQKLEEIEIKK, translated from the coding sequence ATGAAACACTACAGCCTATACGAAATAAAAAAAATGGAGCGCCACTATCGTGGTCATCTTATCAATAGTATAACCGGATTCAAGAGTGCCAATTTATTAGCCACAAGATCAGAAGATGGCGTTGACAACGTGGCGATTTTTAGCAGTGTAACCCATCTAGGAAGTGATCCAGCATTGTTTGGATACATACAAAGACCATTGGGTCATGGCGCTGGTCACACTTATGAGAACTTAAAGGCAACCAATTCTATAACACTTAATCACATTAACATGGATCTGGTAGATGCAGCGCATCAAAGCAGTGCCAAGTATGATCCTAAACTATCAGAATTTGATTTGCTAGGAATAGAAAGATTTAAGCGTGATGGGTTCAAAGCCCCTTTCGTGAAATATGCTCATGTACAAGTAGCAGCGACCTATGAAAACGAGTACTATCTTAAAGAAAACGATTGTCGGCTGGTCATTTGCAGAATCACAGACATTTTTCTAGCTCCAGAAATCCAGACGGATGATGGTTGGGTCAATCTTGATAAGGCAGGAACAGTAACTATCAATGGACTGGACGCTTATGCAACTGCTACTGTAGAAAAGCGATTGAGTTATGCTAAGGTTGATCAAAAGCTTGAGGAAATAGAGATCAAAAAATGA
- a CDS encoding fibronectin type III domain-containing protein, protein MNLKTTWLSVSLMTVMTSISFAQTEQDRAQIKSRMDVSNLQQLSQKFEAKEKIEKAAVRAAAIAGNIPMIQKSSDGSYQELQRIDPDGTLIYYTTYNVAAAKSTRANFLHNNGGLGLNVEGQNMTGYIWDGGLARGTHQEYDGPGGNNRFTIGDNSTTLNFHAAHVTGTVIAYGANANAKGMAPQAKAVGHDWNNDTAEVAAQAANGMLLSNHSYGYRGDQLPDYYFGAYITDSRDWDELMFNAPYFLMVKAAGNDGNQNTYNGAPLGGNSAYDKLSGAATAKNNMVVANANDAVINSDGSLGSVTINSSSSEGPTDDLRIKPDITGNGTQVFSTYETSDTAYNSITGTSMASPNVMGSLLLLQQLHNETAGSYMRAATVKGLALHTADDAGMVGPDPIYGWGLMNTKKAAEVITNEGTASQISELTLSAGETYEITVNSDGINDLMASISWTDRAGVATTATNSNTARLVNDLDVRVSKNGSTFLPWRLTGVNTNGLGDNSRDPYERITVANASGTYTIRVTHKGTLTGGSQNYSLIVTGIAAQAQPCVASVPANVQLNGASDKDATIGWTAIPSASYVVRFRESGTTAWTTQQVNNATANLTGLTANTAYQVQVRSVCADGSQSAYSSTINFSTTSVQYCASKGNSVADEYISNFKLNAINKSSTGNAAGYSNFTASSTDLAVGDSYTLEITPTWTGTKYNEAYAMWIDYNQDGDFNDAGEQVFTAAPSQNVLISGSFTVPSGAASGATRLRVSMKYNALPTACETFDYGEVEDYTVNVGSVVADTTAPTAPGSLVANNVSETSATLVWNASSDNVGVTGYEVYNGSNLLTTTTNTSQVVNGLFIGTTYSFSIVAVDAAGNKSNASNVVNVTPVDQTAPSVPANVVVSAITQTTASLNWNASTDNVGVTEYDVYSNGALLGSLAGTTANLTGLTAGTNYSVRVAAKDAAGNISNQSAAVSFTTEPEASAGCVATAGTPYAEGFESGLGGWTQGTGDDFNWTRRSGGTPSNATGPSSASEGSNYVYMESSAPNYSTKTAILNSPCFDLAGVSDATLTFKYHMYGATNMGGLLLQASEDDGASWSTVWSKSGNQGNAWRDASVDLSAYSAGTVRLRFNGTTGTTWQGDMAIDDVKLTDGAAAQPVAANLRITFDNYPEETSWTLVNSSGATVASGGTYASQADGSTVNIPLTLPEDCYTLTFTDAYGDGICCQYGNGSYALTNSSNGAVLASGGSFTRTDVKSFCLGNATNNDYQYAVNKSPIDDAPLFSIYPNPVENGTLNVKVTSLENIKYSVLNMQGQQVLQGETTQAINVSNLAVGVYMLQIETKKETLVERFIIK, encoded by the coding sequence ATGAATTTAAAAACTACCTGGTTATCCGTTTCCCTTATGACGGTAATGACCTCGATCTCATTTGCTCAAACCGAGCAGGATCGTGCGCAGATCAAATCCAGAATGGATGTGAGCAATCTGCAACAGTTGTCTCAAAAATTTGAGGCCAAAGAAAAAATTGAAAAAGCTGCTGTGAGAGCTGCTGCCATCGCTGGGAATATCCCGATGATTCAAAAATCCAGTGATGGATCCTATCAAGAATTGCAGCGCATTGATCCAGACGGTACGCTTATTTACTACACTACCTATAATGTAGCAGCTGCAAAATCTACCCGCGCTAATTTCCTGCACAACAATGGTGGATTAGGACTTAATGTAGAAGGTCAAAATATGACTGGTTACATTTGGGATGGTGGTCTGGCTCGCGGCACGCACCAGGAATATGATGGACCTGGTGGTAACAATCGTTTTACCATAGGTGATAATTCTACCACACTCAACTTTCACGCAGCCCACGTTACAGGTACCGTGATCGCTTATGGAGCAAATGCCAATGCAAAAGGTATGGCACCACAGGCTAAAGCTGTAGGTCATGACTGGAACAATGATACTGCCGAGGTTGCCGCACAAGCTGCCAACGGTATGTTATTGTCCAACCACTCTTATGGTTATAGAGGTGATCAATTGCCGGACTATTATTTTGGCGCCTACATCACAGATTCTAGGGATTGGGATGAGTTGATGTTCAATGCACCTTATTTCTTAATGGTAAAAGCCGCTGGTAACGATGGTAACCAGAATACTTACAATGGTGCACCACTAGGTGGCAATTCTGCTTATGACAAACTATCTGGCGCGGCAACTGCAAAGAATAACATGGTAGTAGCAAATGCAAACGACGCAGTCATCAACAGCGACGGATCTTTAGGAAGTGTGACCATAAACTCTAGTAGTAGTGAAGGTCCTACTGATGATTTGAGAATTAAGCCAGACATTACTGGTAACGGTACACAGGTATTTTCTACCTATGAAACTAGCGACACAGCTTACAACTCAATCACAGGAACGTCCATGGCGTCACCTAATGTGATGGGTTCACTCCTATTGTTACAACAGCTGCACAATGAGACAGCAGGTTCATACATGAGAGCTGCGACGGTAAAAGGTCTTGCACTACACACGGCAGATGATGCTGGAATGGTAGGTCCAGATCCAATTTACGGTTGGGGTTTAATGAATACTAAAAAGGCTGCAGAAGTTATCACCAATGAAGGAACTGCTTCTCAAATTTCTGAACTTACTTTAAGTGCTGGTGAGACATATGAGATTACCGTGAACTCTGATGGCATCAATGACTTAATGGCTTCTATCTCTTGGACTGACCGTGCTGGAGTTGCAACTACAGCAACAAATAGCAACACAGCTAGACTTGTCAATGACCTTGACGTGCGTGTCTCTAAAAATGGCTCAACGTTTTTACCTTGGAGATTGACTGGGGTTAATACCAATGGACTAGGTGACAATTCAAGAGATCCTTATGAGCGCATTACTGTAGCAAATGCCTCTGGGACCTATACCATAAGAGTTACCCATAAAGGAACGCTTACCGGCGGTTCTCAGAATTATTCATTGATCGTTACAGGAATCGCAGCACAGGCACAGCCATGTGTAGCTTCAGTGCCGGCTAACGTTCAATTGAACGGCGCAAGCGACAAAGATGCCACCATAGGATGGACTGCAATTCCTAGTGCTTCTTATGTTGTACGCTTTCGCGAAAGCGGAACAACTGCATGGACGACACAACAAGTTAACAATGCGACTGCAAACCTTACTGGACTTACTGCAAATACAGCTTATCAAGTTCAGGTGAGAAGCGTATGTGCTGACGGTTCTCAAAGTGCATACAGCTCGACAATCAATTTCTCTACGACCAGTGTTCAGTACTGTGCGTCTAAAGGAAATAGCGTGGCAGATGAGTACATCAGCAATTTCAAATTAAATGCGATCAATAAATCAAGTACGGGCAATGCAGCTGGTTATAGCAACTTTACAGCCTCAAGCACAGACCTAGCAGTTGGCGATTCATACACCTTAGAAATAACGCCTACATGGACTGGAACTAAGTATAATGAGGCTTATGCAATGTGGATTGATTACAATCAAGATGGCGATTTCAACGATGCTGGTGAGCAAGTCTTCACTGCTGCACCATCGCAAAATGTACTGATTTCTGGATCATTTACAGTTCCGAGTGGTGCTGCGAGTGGCGCAACTCGCCTGAGAGTTTCTATGAAATATAATGCGTTGCCAACAGCTTGTGAAACATTTGACTATGGCGAGGTAGAAGATTACACGGTGAATGTAGGAAGCGTTGTCGCTGATACAACAGCACCGACAGCGCCAGGCTCACTTGTTGCAAATAACGTGAGTGAGACCTCTGCAACTCTGGTCTGGAATGCATCAAGTGATAATGTAGGCGTGACTGGCTATGAAGTTTATAATGGTTCTAATCTACTTACTACAACAACTAACACAAGTCAAGTAGTAAATGGATTATTTATTGGGACGACCTACAGCTTTAGTATTGTAGCTGTTGATGCAGCTGGAAACAAGTCCAATGCTTCTAATGTAGTAAATGTTACACCAGTTGATCAAACGGCGCCTAGCGTGCCAGCAAATGTGGTAGTAAGCGCGATCACACAAACTACAGCATCCTTAAACTGGAATGCTTCTACAGATAATGTTGGCGTGACAGAATATGATGTGTATTCAAATGGTGCATTACTAGGCTCTCTTGCAGGAACAACTGCAAACTTGACTGGATTGACCGCTGGAACAAACTATTCAGTTAGAGTGGCAGCTAAAGATGCTGCTGGAAACATCAGTAATCAAAGTGCGGCAGTGAGCTTTACTACAGAGCCAGAGGCGTCTGCTGGATGTGTGGCTACAGCTGGAACACCTTATGCAGAAGGTTTTGAATCTGGTTTAGGTGGCTGGACTCAAGGGACTGGCGATGATTTTAACTGGACTCGTAGAAGCGGTGGCACGCCGTCTAATGCAACTGGACCATCAAGCGCAAGCGAAGGTTCTAACTATGTTTACATGGAATCATCGGCACCTAACTACAGCACCAAAACCGCAATATTAAACTCGCCATGTTTTGATCTTGCTGGAGTAAGTGATGCTACACTTACCTTCAAGTATCATATGTATGGTGCTACCAATATGGGTGGTCTATTGCTACAAGCATCTGAAGATGATGGAGCGAGCTGGTCAACCGTATGGAGCAAGTCTGGTAATCAAGGTAACGCCTGGAGAGATGCCAGCGTTGACTTATCAGCATATAGTGCAGGAACAGTAAGATTGAGATTTAATGGTACTACAGGAACTACATGGCAAGGTGATATGGCTATCGATGATGTGAAACTCACCGATGGTGCAGCAGCACAACCCGTAGCAGCTAACTTGAGAATTACTTTTGACAACTACCCAGAAGAGACAAGCTGGACGTTAGTTAATAGTTCGGGCGCAACAGTTGCCTCTGGTGGAACGTATGCATCTCAAGCAGACGGCTCTACCGTAAACATTCCATTGACGTTGCCAGAGGATTGTTATACGTTGACTTTTACTGATGCCTACGGCGATGGTATTTGTTGCCAATACGGTAATGGTAGTTATGCATTGACTAACAGTTCAAATGGTGCTGTACTTGCATCAGGTGGATCATTTACTAGAACAGATGTAAAATCTTTCTGTTTAGGTAATGCTACTAATAATGATTATCAATATGCGGTGAATAAGTCACCAATAGACGATGCGCCATTATTCTCGATTTATCCCAATCCAGTTGAAAACGGAACCTTAAATGTGAAAGTGACAAGTCTTGAAAACATCAAGTATAGTGTGCTTAACATGCAAGGACAGCAGGTACTACAAGGTGAAACCACTCAAGCGATTAACGTGAGTAATCTTGCCGTAGGTGTTTACATGCTACAAATTGAGACTAAAAAAGAAACGCTCGTAGAGCGATTCATTATTAAGTAG
- a CDS encoding class I SAM-dependent methyltransferase — MKDQNPDVLKAIEINRQTWNDRTNAHYSSGFYDSSAFAKAKNSLNSYEINALGNVTGKSVLHLQCHFGQDSLSWAHKGATVTGVDFSETAINKARELSAELKIPAKFVSCNVFDTASHIDKKFDIVFTSYGVIGWLPDLKPWAQMIATMLKPGGTFYMVEFHPIAWMFDYLEKPAVMKYPYSNKEVIYEEYSGSYASTESDLNSKEYTWNHPLSEVIQSLIDAGLTIELFAEHDGSPYNVFPEMTKKGDLYYLENQLYPTIFEIKATRS, encoded by the coding sequence ATGAAAGACCAAAACCCAGACGTCTTAAAAGCCATCGAGATCAACAGGCAAACCTGGAACGATAGGACAAATGCTCATTATAGCAGTGGCTTTTATGATAGTTCCGCTTTCGCGAAAGCAAAAAATTCATTGAACTCCTACGAGATAAATGCTTTAGGAAATGTTACCGGCAAGTCTGTGCTGCACCTGCAATGTCATTTTGGGCAAGACAGTCTGAGTTGGGCGCATAAAGGTGCTACAGTCACAGGCGTAGACTTTTCAGAAACAGCAATCAACAAGGCGCGAGAACTAAGTGCTGAGTTGAAGATTCCAGCCAAATTTGTTTCATGCAATGTTTTTGATACAGCATCTCATATCGATAAGAAATTTGACATCGTTTTTACCAGCTATGGAGTGATAGGCTGGTTACCAGATTTAAAGCCATGGGCACAAATGATTGCCACCATGCTCAAACCTGGTGGTACCTTTTATATGGTAGAGTTTCACCCAATCGCATGGATGTTTGATTACCTAGAAAAGCCAGCCGTCATGAAATATCCATACTCAAATAAAGAGGTCATCTATGAGGAATACTCTGGCAGCTATGCCTCGACTGAAAGTGATTTGAACAGTAAGGAATATACTTGGAATCATCCCCTAAGCGAAGTGATACAATCCTTGATCGATGCAGGTCTCACCATCGAGCTTTTTGCAGAGCATGACGGCAGTCCATATAATGTATTCCCAGAAATGACAAAAAAAGGAGATTTATATTATTTAGAAAACCAATTGTACCCTACTATTTTTGAGATTAAAGCCACAAGATCCTAG
- a CDS encoding GH3 family domain-containing protein, producing the protein MAILGPIIKAALNVHEYFTHVDNHVEAQEKVLQNLLDKAKDTAFGENYDFNSILASDEPAAMFADAVPYHDYNSMDEKWWQRIKKGEENVTWPGLPNYMARSSGTTGKKSKMIPVTDEMLDAIRAAGTRQVSSLTNFDLDAEVFEKEALALGSSTDLDEVDGFKVGEISGIAASNIPEFLESKYRPGSEISRIDDWDERVERIAQESGDWDIAMISGIPSWLEMMLKKVMDHHGVDSIHDVWPSLSVYTSGGVAFEPYRKSFEKLFSKPVQIVDTYLASEGFIACQQRQETDSMQLITDGGIYFEFVPFKPEYIEPDGSISQNAPALTMAQVEKDVDYVLIISTVSGAWRYLIGDTIAFTDVDHAEIKITGRTKFFLNVVGSQLSVLKMEKAVQELQEQFNTSIKEFTVYARQDDQGDFYHYWYLGTDTETSEEDLKEALDQSLQEANKNYKVARTKALKGVKVTKVDPDIFAAWNEHQKKKGGQVKMAKVLSDDKQEAWEEFVTNYKG; encoded by the coding sequence ATGGCAATCCTAGGTCCTATAATTAAAGCTGCACTCAACGTTCATGAGTATTTCACTCATGTAGATAATCATGTGGAGGCGCAGGAAAAAGTATTGCAGAATTTGCTTGATAAAGCAAAGGACACGGCCTTTGGAGAGAACTATGACTTTAATTCTATCCTGGCATCAGACGAGCCTGCGGCCATGTTTGCAGATGCAGTACCTTATCATGACTATAACTCTATGGATGAGAAATGGTGGCAACGTATTAAAAAAGGTGAGGAAAATGTAACCTGGCCTGGCTTGCCCAACTACATGGCGCGCAGCAGTGGCACTACTGGCAAGAAATCAAAGATGATTCCCGTAACAGACGAAATGCTGGATGCCATTAGAGCTGCCGGAACTCGACAAGTAAGCTCGCTAACCAATTTTGATCTGGATGCCGAGGTTTTTGAAAAAGAGGCGCTGGCACTAGGTAGCAGTACAGATCTTGATGAAGTTGATGGCTTTAAAGTAGGTGAGATTAGCGGTATCGCAGCCAGTAATATTCCTGAATTTCTGGAAAGTAAGTATCGTCCTGGTAGTGAGATCTCACGCATTGACGATTGGGATGAGCGTGTGGAGCGCATTGCACAGGAATCGGGTGATTGGGATATTGCCATGATAAGCGGCATACCGTCATGGCTAGAAATGATGCTTAAAAAAGTGATGGATCACCATGGTGTGGACAGCATTCACGATGTATGGCCTTCCTTGAGTGTTTATACATCAGGTGGCGTGGCGTTCGAGCCATATCGCAAAAGCTTTGAGAAGCTATTTTCAAAACCTGTTCAAATCGTGGACACCTATCTAGCGAGTGAAGGGTTCATCGCTTGCCAGCAGCGACAGGAGACAGATTCTATGCAATTGATTACGGATGGTGGCATCTACTTTGAATTTGTACCCTTTAAACCAGAATACATAGAGCCAGACGGCAGCATCTCGCAAAATGCACCAGCGCTTACCATGGCTCAAGTGGAAAAGGATGTGGATTACGTATTAATCATCTCCACGGTCAGTGGTGCATGGCGCTATTTGATAGGCGACACTATTGCTTTTACAGATGTCGATCACGCCGAAATCAAAATTACAGGTCGCACCAAATTCTTTTTAAACGTTGTTGGTAGCCAGCTTTCAGTTTTGAAAATGGAAAAAGCAGTTCAAGAACTGCAGGAGCAATTCAATACCAGTATCAAAGAGTTTACCGTGTATGCTCGACAGGATGATCAAGGAGATTTTTATCACTATTGGTATCTGGGAACTGATACAGAAACTAGTGAAGAAGACTTGAAAGAGGCCCTGGACCAATCATTACAGGAAGCTAACAAAAACTATAAGGTAGCTAGAACAAAAGCCTTGAAAGGAGTAAAAGTCACTAAGGTAGATCCAGATATTTTTGCTGCCTGGAACGAGCATCAAAAAAAGAAAGGCGGACAGGTAAAAATGGCCAAGGTATTATCTGACGATAAGCAAGAGGCTTGGGAAGAATTTGTTACTAATTACAAAGGGTAA